CCGACTTGAGGTCTTTGAACGCGGCCCAGAGGTCCGGGCCGTACATCTTCGGATTGAACGACGTCCGCGCGAGGCCGTCGCCGTGTTCGCCGGAGAACGCGCCGCCGTGTTCCAACACGAGGTCCGTCACGTCGTCGGCGATGGCGCGCATCGTCTCGACGCCCTGTCCGTCCTTGAGGTTCAGAATCGGGCGGACGTGGAGCGTGCCGACGCCGGCGTGCGCGAAGTACGCCGCGGAGGTGTCGTGGTCGGCGAGAATCGACTCGAACGACTGGACGTACTCCGCGAGTTCCTCGGGCGGCACCGACGCGTCCTCGATGAACGGGTAGGGTTTGGCGTCGCCCTCCAGACTCATCAGGAGGGGGATGGCGGCCTTCCGGAGTTTCCAGAGGTCGGCCTGCTCGTCCGGGTCGAACGCCTCTAGCGCGTCGAACGCAGCGCCCTCCGCGACGAACTCGCGGGTCGCGCCGCCGACTGCCTCCCGCAGGTCGGCGTGGCGTTCGTCGTCGAACTCCAACATCAGCGCGGCTTCGCAGTCGTCGGGAATCGGTTCTGCGTACGCGGCGTACTCGGGGGCGTCGGCGGCGAGCGCGAACACTTCGTCGTCCATCAGTTCGACGGCGCTCGGGTCCAGTTCGAGGGCGCGCGGGACGGCGGCGACGGCGTCCACGAGGTCCCGGAAGCAGTAGACGCCGAGTGCCGTCTCGTCGGGCACCGAGACCAAGTCGAGGGTGGCTTCGACGACGACGCCGAGCGTGCCCTCCGCGCCGACGAGCAGTTTCGCGGGGTTTAGCGCCGTCTCGCCGTCCGCGGTCTCGTAGACGGCCTTGTGGAGGTTGTACCCCGAAACGCAGCGCTTGAGTTCGGGGTAGCGCGCGTCGATTTCGTCGGCGTTCTCCTCGACGAGTCGGCGAATCTCGCGGTAGATGTGGGCCTCCCGGTCGTCCTTCGCGACGAGGGCGTCCCACTCCGGGGAGTCGAGGACGACCTCGCGGGCGTGGAACAGCGTGCCGTCCGCGAGCACGACGCGCAGCGAGTCGGTGTAGGCGTCCGTGATGCCGTACCGGACGGAGTGGGCGCCCGTGGAGTTGTTGCCGATGCCGCCGCCAATCGTGGCGCGGTTCGCGGACGCGGGGTCGGGTGCGAACTTGAGGCCGTGCTGCGCGAGGTGGGCGTCCAAATCGTCCTGCACGACGCCGGGCCTGACGGTCGCCTGCTTCGCCTCGGGGTCCACGTCGAGAACGTCGTTCAAGTGCTTGCTCGCGTCCAATACGACGCAGCCGGGGCCGACGGTCTGCCCGGCGAGCGAGGAGCCGGCGCCCCGCGGGAGCACCGGCGCGTCGTGGTCGGCGGCGACGCGCACCGCCGCCTGCACGTCCTCGACGTCGCGGGGAACGACGACGCCCGCCGGTTTCGCGCCGTAGATGCTGCCGTCGGTCGCGTAGAGGACGCGGGCGTACTCGTCGAATCGCACGTCGCCGTCCACGGCCTCGCGGAGGTCGGCGGCGAGGTCGGCGTACGCCGCGGCGTCGGCGTGGGCGTCCCCGCGTGCGGCGCGGCTCGCGGCACCCGGAACGCGGTCGGTTTGGTCGGTCGCCACGGTCGGTGGACGTACGCGCTACTGATTGTTAATGTCTCGCAAACTACGGGTGAGAACAGACCGCGACAGCGCAAAACGGCGGCCTCGACGCCCGTTCCGGGTTACAGGAACCGGAACAGGCCGTAGGGCACGAGGAACAGGAGAGCGGTCATGACTACGAGCACGAGGCCGTAGCTGACGAACGTCCCGAGCGCCGCGACCCACGAGTCGTGCCGGAACTGGTCGACGGGCGAGGTCATGGTTCGACCTCGGCGTCGTCGGACGTAAACGTTGCCATGGTGGTCAGGAGACGATGTCGCCGATGCGCCGGGGTTCCCCGGAGAGCGTCGGGTTCGGTTCGACCAACTGGAGGACCTCGTGGTCGGTGACGTCGTGGTAGTCCTTCTGGGTGGCGTCCTCGATGAGCGCCTTCTCCATCCGGAACTCGGTTCCCTCGTAGACGACGTCCACGCCGTCTTCCTCGAAGGAGAGCGTAGTCATGGTGCGGCGTAGCCGTCCAGCCGACAAAAGTCCGCCGTCTGACGGTCGTCCGACGGTCTCGCGGGGTTTATTGCGATGGGAGGAGTGGGACGGGATGTGCTGGGCGCGAACCCAATCGAGGAACTCGTGATACCGGACGGGACGACGGTCCGGGAACACGACCTGGTGACGGACGGCGACGTGCTCGTCGGCGGCCAGTCCACCGTGGAACTCGGGGTTCGCGGCCGGAGCGTCGTCGCCGGCGAACGCGTCTCCTTCGACGGCGACATCGAGGCCGAGGGCGACTGCCGCCTCGACATGTGGTGTGACGTCGACGGCAACGTCCTCGTCGAACAGGACGCCTACCTCGGGGAGCGCGCCCACATCACGGGCCGCCTCGTGGTCGGCGGCGACCTCGACATCGGCGACGACGTGGACATCGAGGAGGGCTTCGAGGCCTCCGGTTGGATTGTCATTCGGAACCCGATGCCCACCATCACGTTCTTCGTGATGTACCTCACCCACCTCCTGCATCTCGGCGAGGAGGACGAAGCCCAAGAGTTGGTGGACGAACTCGCGACCGACGGGGACGCCCAACCGCTGACGATTCCGCGCTCCGCGAGCGTCTCGGACGACGCGTGGCGCGTCTCCACGCCCGCCCGCATCGGGAGCGACTGCCGCCTCCACGGCAACATCCGCGCCACCGAAATCGAGGTCGGCGCGAACGACAACGTGTTCGGGAGTCTGCGCGCTCAGGACGACGTGAGCGTCGGGTCCGGCACGAAGATTCACGGCGACGTGACGACGCGGGACGGCGACGTTCGCGTCGAGGCCGACGCCGTCGTGCTCGGCGACGTCTCGGGCGACGACGTCTACGTCCACCCGGACGCCGACGTCGACGGCGTCATCCGGGCGCGCGGCGAGATGCACCTGCAATCGCGGGCGGACCGCGAACAGGAGTGAGAAAGCGCGTCAGTTCTCGTCGTCTATCGGGTCTTCGACCTCGCCAGCGATGGCTTCCAGCGCGTCGGTGACGGTGACGAGGCCGAGGACGTCGTCGCCGTCGGTGACGAACGCGAGTTCCTGTCGTTCGGCCTGGAAGCGGTCGATGGCTTCGCTGACGGACGTGCCGGCCTCGATGGTCATCGGGGAGTGCGCGATGTCGGCGAGCGTGGCGGTGCCGTCCCGGAGGTCGTCGAGGTCGCGGAACACCTCCGGGAGGTAGACGATGCCTCGGAAGTCGGCCATCGACTCACCGACGAGCGGGTAGCGGACGTGGGGCGTCGTCGACATCCGTTCGAGGTTCGTCTCGAGGTCGTCGTCGGTGGAGAGCGCGACGACGTCCGCGGGGTCGACGGCGATGTCCTCGACCGGAATGCGGCCGATGTCGAGCGCGCCGAGGACTTCCTCGCGGCGCTCCTCGGAGAGTTCCCCCTGCCCGAGGACGCTGTGGAGGCGATTCCGGAGTTCGGCGCGGGACTCGATGACGTCCTCTTCGGTTTCGAGCCACGCGCCCGTCATCTCGACGCCGAACAGTTTCAGCGTCCACTTGGCGACCGCGTCACCGAGCTTGATGAGCGGCGAGATGAGGACGTAGAACCAGTACAGCGGAGCGGCGCCCCACTTGCACACCCACCGGGAGCGCTCGACGCCGAGGTACGTCGGCGTCTGTTC
The nucleotide sequence above comes from Halobacterium litoreum. Encoded proteins:
- a CDS encoding FAD-binding and (Fe-S)-binding domain-containing protein, which gives rise to MATDQTDRVPGAASRAARGDAHADAAAYADLAADLREAVDGDVRFDEYARVLYATDGSIYGAKPAGVVVPRDVEDVQAAVRVAADHDAPVLPRGAGSSLAGQTVGPGCVVLDASKHLNDVLDVDPEAKQATVRPGVVQDDLDAHLAQHGLKFAPDPASANRATIGGGIGNNSTGAHSVRYGITDAYTDSLRVVLADGTLFHAREVVLDSPEWDALVAKDDREAHIYREIRRLVEENADEIDARYPELKRCVSGYNLHKAVYETADGETALNPAKLLVGAEGTLGVVVEATLDLVSVPDETALGVYCFRDLVDAVAAVPRALELDPSAVELMDDEVFALAADAPEYAAYAEPIPDDCEAALMLEFDDERHADLREAVGGATREFVAEGAAFDALEAFDPDEQADLWKLRKAAIPLLMSLEGDAKPYPFIEDASVPPEELAEYVQSFESILADHDTSAAYFAHAGVGTLHVRPILNLKDGQGVETMRAIADDVTDLVLEHGGAFSGEHGDGLARTSFNPKMYGPDLWAAFKDLKSAFDPDWRLNPGKVVYRDEGDVADPSDLREGEPADVREFLRYGAAYETVEPQTELDFADDGGFAHLVELCNGCGTCRQTDSDVMCPTYRATRDEIETTRGRANLLRAAIAGDLPENELYTERFQSEVLDLCVGCKGCASDCPTGVDLAKLKSEVKHQYHEREGAPLRDRLFADVHRLSAWGSRLAPVSNWLPEVPGARWLAARTLGVAPERDLPTFRRTTFTDWAEAREPSVPDDPADRVVLVPDTFTEFTDPAPGKAAVEVLEAAGVRVEIADARPTGRPAYSLGFLDRARDRAAATVDALAPHVRDGWTPVFVEPADASVVRDEYRDLLDGPDVALVSEAARGITEYLDRERADERLDFGDVDESLTHHGHCNQTALGTDHHAVGVLRRAGYDVDPVDATCCGMAGSFGYEREHYALSQAIGDRLFEKIGTSSGDSVVASGTSCRTQLRDREDGFRAVHPVEKVAEALA
- a CDS encoding DUF5800 family protein, which codes for MTTLSFEEDGVDVVYEGTEFRMEKALIEDATQKDYHDVTDHEVLQLVEPNPTLSGEPRRIGDIVS
- a CDS encoding polymer-forming cytoskeletal protein; this encodes MGGVGRDVLGANPIEELVIPDGTTVREHDLVTDGDVLVGGQSTVELGVRGRSVVAGERVSFDGDIEAEGDCRLDMWCDVDGNVLVEQDAYLGERAHITGRLVVGGDLDIGDDVDIEEGFEASGWIVIRNPMPTITFFVMYLTHLLHLGEEDEAQELVDELATDGDAQPLTIPRSASVSDDAWRVSTPARIGSDCRLHGNIRATEIEVGANDNVFGSLRAQDDVSVGSGTKIHGDVTTRDGDVRVEADAVVLGDVSGDDVYVHPDADVDGVIRARGEMHLQSRADREQE
- a CDS encoding CNNM domain-containing protein encodes the protein MNDLEVALRLVAGVGLILANGFFVAIEFALTRARQFTEDEFVDGNSRLERAWEMTNDLELYLTTCQVGITASSIAVGIVAEPALAAIFEPLFAGTTLATVGAGALIAYFIINLVHLTHGEQTPTYLGVERSRWVCKWGAAPLYWFYVLISPLIKLGDAVAKWTLKLFGVEMTGAWLETEEDVIESRAELRNRLHSVLGQGELSEERREEVLGALDIGRIPVEDIAVDPADVVALSTDDDLETNLERMSTTPHVRYPLVGESMADFRGIVYLPEVFRDLDDLRDGTATLADIAHSPMTIEAGTSVSEAIDRFQAERQELAFVTDGDDVLGLVTVTDALEAIAGEVEDPIDDEN